TTGCATCATCCTTTGAAAATGTCGTCGGAGATGAAACAGCTGATCGTGGTTGCGGAAGGCACTGCAGCCTTGGGTCCTTATTGGCAAACCATCGTCTCCGACTATCTCCACAAAATCATCAGGTATGTCCTTTTCTATTCCCCTTTCCATCTTTAGGGTTTCTGATCAAAAGGCCTTAATTTTTGATGATTAGTGTTATATATGTTGATGATGTTCTTCGGGTTTTGCTGTATCAGATAATTTTTACGGTACTAATTGCTTCATCTAGAGCAATCTCTTTTTTTCATCCATAAAGCAATGTATATGTAAAATTACTTAGCTCAATTACGTAGAATTGGTAATAAGATGTTTAATCGAGAGTCTCACAAAGCTCTTTTGGAGAAAATGTGTTCATCTTTCCCCTAGTACGTTAGTGCTATTCGGTTTTGGAACTGGAATTTGATGCTCTTAGATTTTGGGGTCAGTAGGTGATTTAGTAATGATTTCAATATTTCTTTTAAGAATTTTGGGGATGTCTTAAGTAAAAATATTTGGAGGCCCTAGTCGAATGTTTCATCTGGCTTTGCCTAGGACAGACCCTGCATATGTTCAAAATTTTACTTCCATCGTCTGCTAATGCACTCTTTGTGTTCGTGCAGGTCTTTCTGTGGCAGTGAGTTAAATGGAGATGTACGGTATCTCTGACTCATCCTCGTTTTTTAGGAAAACTCTAGTTTTCTTTCATTCTTGAGCGAACACACTTGTTCGTTGTTTCCTATTCCTCTTTTTGTTACATTTTTAATTACTTATGTATGTTAGTTTGTTAAACAACCGTAATCTTACAAATCATTGCGACAGAAAGAAAGAGCAAGTACACAGTTTGTTTTGTCTAGTTCGATGGTTGATGAGTCTTTTACGTATCCTCTAAACTTGCAGAGGAACCCTGTTTCGAGTGTTGAGCTATCACTGGTCATCTTCAATTCTCATGGTTCATATTGTGGTACGTATTCCAAATACACGCATTGACATTTGTATTGGGCGTTTTTTTTTTTTCCATTTTATTCTGATTATTTCCGTCTTCTTAGGTTGCTTGGTACAAAGGAGTGGCTGGACAAGAGATGTTGATATTTTCTTGCATTGGCTTTCGTCCATACAATTCGCTGGCGGTGGTTTCAGTGAAGCCGCCACAGCCGAAGGTCTTGCCGAAGCATTGATGGTGGGTAACTTTATCTTTAATCATCTATACATGTGTTTAGGACACTGTCTCTCAAGCAACTTTTGACTAGTTTAGTTGCATGGGCTCATTGTATGTAATGCTGCTTCTGTCAGAGATGTTAAGATCCTTTAACCTCACGTTTTTTTTCTGGCTTTCACGAGGCAGATGTTTCCTCCTCCTCCAGGCCAAGCTCAACCAAGCAATGATCTTAAAAGGCACTGTATTTTAATCACAGCCAGCAACCCTTACTCGTTGCCAACACCTATATATCGCCCAAAACTGCAAAATGCGGAACGAAATGAAAATGGCGATGCGCTACCTGAAAGCCGTTTATCAGATGCCGAGACAGTGGCATCATACTTTTCTAGGGTACCTTTTTTTTTTTTTTTATGAATTTCCCATGTATTATACAATTTGCTACAGATACTTTTTTTTTTTTTTTTGGAGAATCACTTACCTTCGGTATGGTCTGCAGTGCTCTGTTTCTTTGTCTGTTGTGTGTCCAAAGCAGCTTCCGAAGATTAGAGCCCTATACAATGCGGTGAGACTGCTATCTGTTTACATTTCACTTTATGTTCAGCTAACATTAAGTGTTTCTTTTTTTTTAGCCAGCTCTTTATCATCAGTGCTACAGACTGTTTTATGAGTAACGTTTTTTTTATATATTAATTGCAGGGAAAGCTCAATCCACAAAGTCCGGACTTGTCAATTGACACGGTCAAGAACACATTCTATCTTGTCCTGATCTCAGAGAATTTTGTGGAGGCACGTGCTGCCTTAAGTCATTCTGCTACGAATGTGCCACAGACTCAAAGCCCTGTGAAAATGGACAGGGCCACTGTCCCTCCATCTCTTCCAGTCACTGGGCCACCTCCAGCTTCTTTGCCATCAGGTTCTTCTGCTGAGCAGGCCCTATTTTTAGTTCAACTATCTTGCTCTTCTTTTTATTTGAAGATCACTTTTTGTGTGAGTTTCAGCCAATGGACCTATTCTTAATCGGCAACCAGTTTCTGTTGGACCAGTTCCAACTGCTACTGTGAAAGTTGTAAGTCTATTTGATCTTTTTAGTCTGTTGGAGGAGGTGACAGCTTAATTGGGAACTAGATCCCTATTTGTTTTCTAGAAACTATAAATCGCAAATGGATTGTAAAATTTATTCTGTGGTGCTTGATAAGTCATTGAGAAATATTATTTTAGATTTAGCTAAATTGATTTAACGTTATGTTCTTGAATTATCCATATGTATACCTGAAATAAAAATGTATCAACTAATTAGATAAGATAACATCATATAAATATATAAAGCTTGTTAATTGGATTTCCTGGATTAAATGTTCAGGAGCCTTGCACTGTATCTTCTATGGCAGCAGTTCCAACTTTTCCGCATATCCCCTCCTCCGTAGCTCGGCCTGCTGCACAGGCAATTCCTTCAGTTCAAACCTCTTCAGCATCGTCAGTTTCTCAAGAAATGGTCGCCAATGCCGAGAATGCACCAGATGTTAAGCCTGTGGTTAGTGGAATGACGCCACCACTGCGTACTGGTCCTCCTGGAAATGTAAATCTGCTGAATAACCTTTCTCAAGTTCGACAAGTCATGAGCTCTGCAGCTCTGGCGGGAGCAGCCTCGTCGGCCGGGCAAAGTGCGGTTGCAATGCACATGTCGAATATGATATCGACAGGAATGGCTACATCTCAGCCTCCTTCACAAACTGCGTTTTCATCTGGACAGCAGGGAAACACTTCAATGGCTGGTTCGGGTGGACTTATGGGAAATGCGCAAGCGGGGCAAAGCCCGGGTCCTAATAATTCCTTTAGTCCTCAGACAACGTCAAACGTTACTTCGAACCTTGGTGTTTCTCAACCAATGCCAGGGATGAACCAAGGAAGTCACTCTGGTGCACAGATGATGCAAGGTGGAATTTCCATGAACCAAAACATGATGACTAGTCTCGGACAAGGAAATGTCTCATCTGGAACAGGTGGAATGATGCCTACTCCAGGGGTTGGCCAACAGGCGCAATCAGGAGTACAACAGCTTGGTGGCAGTAACAGTTCAGCTCCTAATATGCAGTTGTCACAGGCATCATCGGGGGCTCTGCAGCCTTCGCAATCCAAATACGTAAAAGTCTGGGAGGTAATGTCAGTTCACCTTGTCTGAAATAGGAGCGATGGTCTGATGATGATTTTAACTTAACATTTTCTAATTCATGTAGGGAAATTTATCTGGGCAAAGACAAGGGCAGCCTGTTCTTATCACCAGACTTGAGGTATGTTTAGGGCATTGACTATCACATGCTTGCTTAATGCTTAATCACATCTTTCTTTTTCAGAGATTTGTTGAGTTGCCCCTAGCAAATTGTAATGTCTTTGTTTATATTTTGACAGGGTTACCGAAATGCTACTGCCTCGGATTCGTAAGTTCATAACTAACTGAAACATGAAAATTGCTTTCTCACCCTTGGGAAATAATTATAGCTGCTAAAAGCAGTTTTTGATTTCTCTTTTTCTGCGTCTCCTCAGGTTGGCAGCAAACTGGCCACCAACCATGCAGATTGTTCGTCTCATATCGCAGGATCATATGAATAACAAGTAGTATTCTCTTGCTATAGCTTTTCATTGGTGGATGTTGTTTTCTCATCACTGAGTTTCATCTGCCTTTTGTTTCAGGCAATATGTTGGGAAAGCTGACTTCCTTGTGTTTAGAGCCATGAATCAGCATGGGTTTTTAGGACAACTTCAGGATAAGAAGCTTGTAAGTTTTTGTTGATATTCTATGCCAGTTATTTCCTTTTCCTATATATATTTCACTCTCGTTTATTCGAACTTGATTGCAAATATGATGACTGGTTACTGGTTTAATCGATATCTGTAAATAAGCTGTAGCCTTGTTTTGATTGCCTAATTATGTGCCTTGCTTTTTTATGATAACTGTGTCTACTACCTCTGTAAGTGCAGTGTGCAGTCATCCAGCTGCCATCACAGACGCTGCTTCTCTCTGTCTCTGACAAGGCTTGCCGCTTGATTGGAATGCTTTTTCCAGGGGTAAGTAAGCACCAAGTAAGATAATATCTATCTACATGGTTTCACTTCACATTTATCCATCAGCTACTAGTGTCTCTTTGAGTTTTTTTACTTCCAAACTGAATGCTTTAAGGAGGGAGCCTTTCTAATCCATCATGCACCACTGCTCTCTCTACATATCCGTTCAATTTAAAGAATTGCATTTATTAGTGTTACTGAATCATTTGTTCTTTTGTGATGCTTCTTCCATCAGGATATGGTTGTGTTTAAGCCGCAAATTACAAATCAGCAACAGCAGCAGCAACAACAGCACCAGCAACAACAACAACAACAGCAGCAACAACAGATCCATCAGCAGCAGCAACAACAGCAGATCCAGCAGCAACAACAACACCAACAGCTGCCACAACTCCAGCAGCAGCAACATCAATTGTCACAACTCCAACATCATCAGCAGCAACAGCAACAGCAGCATCAGCTGTCACAGCTTCAACAACATCATCAGCAGCAGCAGACTTCGCCTCTGAATCAGATGCCGCAACAGACTTCACCGCTGAATCAGATGCCACAGCAGCAGCCTCAGCAGATGGTTGGGTCAGGATTAATGGGTGGTCAAGCTTTTGCACAAGGTCCTGGAAGATCACAACAAGGTGGTGGTGGGCAGCCTAACATGCCAGGAGCTGGCTTCATGGGATGAAATTAAAAAAAAAATCTCTTCTTAAGGTTTCTACTTTCTGCTAATTAGTTTGTATCATATAAACATAAATGCTTTCTTACTTCTTGGTCTAACTCGACTTAGACGATATGGTTTATAGATTTGGTCATTTTGGTGTTTAGTTGGTGTCTTTTCTGCCTGAAAAATGGCATCCTCTTGTGGGTCTGACCATTACCGAAGCCACCAAACTAGTCCTGGGCATTCGGATCCTCGGTTCGGGTCGGGTTGGGTTATTCGGTTTTCGGATTTCTCGGGTTATGTCAAATGTAACCCGATTAAGAACCGGTTAAATTACGGATCGGATCGGTTCGGTTTATATCGGATCCGGTTCGGGTTTCTATTTTTTTTGGAATCCGAATGAGAACCGAATTAACACCGGTTCGGATTTTAACCCGAAAAATTCGTTTCGGTTCGGATTTTAACCCGAAAAACCCGAAAATATAACATAAAAAAACATTCTAGAATCAAACTAGCAAAGTATCAAACTGAAAGAACATCATAGAAACTGAAGCAACATCCTCAAAGGCTCAAACAAACTGAAACAAACTGAAGCAACATCCTTACAACAGAAACAACATCATAAAAGCAGAAGTAACATCCTCAAACAAACAGAAGCAACATGCTTGAAACAGAAATAACATCCTCAAACAAACTGAAACATAATAAAACCAGATAAAATGTTCTTCAAGACACTTCCAAGCAATGCAAACAGAAGAGACCTACAAAAGAGAGCAGAGGATTAAAACTTGGACTCGTCAACAAGCAATGCAGCTGAGACTCAAACTCTATCAGTAAATAAGAACATGTACCTTGCTTAGAACTTGATTCGCATGACACATTCTCAGCCTAAGACTCTCAGGTTTGGAAGTGCAGCTGAGGCTCAAACCCTACACAAAAAGAAAAAGAGAAGATTAAAAGCTGAACTGGAATACTCAAAATTTAATACAACTTAAGAACTAATAACATACCTCTTTGTAGTTCATCTTGTAATTCAATCTCAGCAATCAGTTGCTGAGTTGAAACCACACTTCTTTTATTGATTCAAATCTCACACTTAAGCCATTGTTCTGTGCACATGAGAACCTCAATCATGTAGTGGGTCAAGCAACTTCTCGATAGATCAAGGATTCGATTACTTGTGCTAAAGGCAGACTCTGATGCAACAGAAGAGACTTGCATAGCTAGAACATCCTTAGCTATGGCAGCTGAGGTCGGGTACTTTGAACTGTTGATCCTCGACCAACCTAAAACATCAAACGGAATTCCTAGAGGATTGGGTTTAGGAATTTCTACCTTCTCCTTTAAGTATAGCTCTAACTCAGTGCTTGCATCTTGAAATCCCAACTCGTTCACCATTTCCTTGTACAAGGAATCCATTCTTTCATACCCATACTCATTCTCATCAGAAGAATCCATCGCAGCCTCATCTTGTGACTCTTGGACACTTTGACTCTGAGACGATGAACCAAATGCTGGAGCAGTGTGTGATGCTGCGGAGGCGTTGTACTCATCAAAAAGCCTTTCCATGACATCAATGACTGAATCGTAGAGCACCTTACTTTGTGGACTATCTTTCCCATAAAGCTTTTCAAAGCAAAGACCAGCAAACTTCATCTTGTTCCTCGGGTCAAAGACACTTGCAACAATCAACAGCCTATTAATGTCTTTTAGACCATCCCAATACTTATTAAACTTTGCCCTCATAACCATAGCCTTTGTCCTAAGCTTCTCATCCGTACTAGTACTCAATGTAATCAGATTCCTTTCTATGGTGACAATCTCATTGTAACACTTGTAGGAACTAGGCGAGTTAGAAGCAGAGACAACTAAAGTGGAGTTGTAGAATATTACCAGGAACTTAACCAAACCCTCCACTTTATCCCAATCCTCTGAAGTTGGTGGTCCAACCCTCTTCTTGCCCTCCACAGTCTCTTGAAAGTGATCATTGTAAAGCTTGTCCTCAACTTCCATTCTATCAAACGCTGCTCTAAACTTCAAGGCTCTTGACAACATCAGGTAGGTTGAATTCCATCGTGTCTTGCAGTCCAAAGATAAGCTACCTCTTGTCATCCTTGCTGACTCAACCTTCTGATCAAATGATCCGGCTCTCTTAAAAGAAGCTCTGATATATTGTATGGCGTTACTTATTGCACACACACTCGCATCCACCTCTAGCATACCATCTCACACAACCAAGTTGATGATATGAGCACAACAACGTAGATGCAGAAGCTCACCTCCCAGCACTAAGAACTCAGGTCCTAAAGCGTTGAATGCATCCCTGAACAACTTCAGAGCATTAGTGTTCGCAGTGGCATTGTCTACTGTTATTGTAAACACTTTCTTTATCCCCCATTCAGCCATACACTCCAGCAAGACAGAGCATATTGTCGCCCCTTTATGATCCGTTACATGCTTGAAACCAATGATGAACTTCCTGAGTTTCCATCTATCATCAATGAAGTGTGCCGTGATGACCATGTAGCTAGCTGATGTACTCGATGCAACCCAAATGTCTGTTTTTAAAGAAACCCTTTGCTTGTTGCCACTGATCAGCTGCATCAAATCTGATTTCCTCTTTGCATACAACTCAACAATGTCACTTGTTGCTGTTCTTCGTGAATGTGGCTTAGGAAGATTCACCTTGTTGCAGAAGTGCTTCCATCCCAAACCATCAACAAAGGATAGTGGCAACTCTGATATGACAAGCAACTCATTAGTAGCTTCCCTTACAACTTCATTAGAAACCCTCGCCAGCTTCAACTGAACACCATCTTCATCATCACTTTCGGCATTCAGAGTATGTTGAGTCTGGGACTGACTTTGTACCCATGCCTGATGTTCCTTGCAGATACCAAGATGCTTCTTGAGACATGAAGTGCCATTGGACGTTGCACAACGCATAACTCTACCGCAATAGTTGCAGCTGCATTTGTTCCGATTCTCCTTCAGTCTTGTGTAATGATTCCAAACTGTTGACCTTGTACTTGTAATCTTCTTCTTCTTAACAGCTGCAGCTGACTTGGTCTTCCTTTTGTTTCCACTTGCAGTAACAGGACTAGTTGTCCCAAACTCATCATCGTTTCCCTGAGTTTCATCATCATCTTTGATAGCTTCACGTTGAGGTGATGAAGAATCCATCTGCAAAACAAAAACGAGATATCAACTTGAGTTCTGAACACATCAAAATCACAAAATATAAACCGCAAAGTGATTTACTCTAACTCTATCATGGAACTAAAGCACAATCTAAAGTTATCAACTTGATAAAGAACACACTTCTCAAATTTCATTCTCAAGTTTCAAAACATCACAATCACAAACATCATTATCGGCTTATCACTTTAACATAAAAAAAATTAAAGAAGTAACAAGTTCAAGTTCATACCTTCGATTGATTCGTTGAAAAAGCTGAGAGAGGATATGTTTCAATTGGAGAGGGAGATGGTGAAATATAAGGGAAGGGAGAAGGGACAACATCCTTAAAGGATTCCAGTTTCTCAAGATGAATTCGAAATCGCAATCGTTGCTTAGGACTCTACGGTTTCGTTTGTTCGAGAGTCGAGAAGAAAA
The DNA window shown above is from Brassica oleracea var. oleracea cultivar TO1000 chromosome C3, BOL, whole genome shotgun sequence and carries:
- the LOC106335947 gene encoding mediator of RNA polymerase II transcription subunit 25 isoform X1, with protein sequence MSSEMKQLIVVAEGTAALGPYWQTIVSDYLHKIIRSFCGSELNGDRNPVSSVELSLVIFNSHGSYCGCLVQRSGWTRDVDIFLHWLSSIQFAGGGFSEAATAEGLAEALMMFPPPPGQAQPSNDLKRHCILITASNPYSLPTPIYRPKLQNAERNENGDALPESRLSDAETVASYFSRCSVSLSVVCPKQLPKIRALYNAGKLNPQSPDLSIDTVKNTFYLVLISENFVEARAALSHSATNVPQTQSPVKMDRATVPPSLPVTGPPPASLPSANGPILNRQPVSVGPVPTATVKVEPCTVSSMAAVPTFPHIPSSVARPAAQAIPSVQTSSASSVSQEMVANAENAPDVKPVVSGMTPPLRTGPPGNVNLLNNLSQVRQVMSSAALAGAASSAGQSAVAMHMSNMISTGMATSQPPSQTAFSSGQQGNTSMAGSGGLMGNAQAGQSPGPNNSFSPQTTSNVTSNLGVSQPMPGMNQGSHSGAQMMQGGISMNQNMMTSLGQGNVSSGTGGMMPTPGVGQQAQSGVQQLGGSNSSAPNMQLSQASSGALQPSQSKYVKVWEGNLSGQRQGQPVLITRLEGYRNATASDSLAANWPPTMQIVRLISQDHMNNKQYVGKADFLVFRAMNQHGFLGQLQDKKLCAVIQLPSQTLLLSVSDKACRLIGMLFPGVSKHQDMVVFKPQITNQQQQQQQQHQQQQQQQQQQQIHQQQQQQQIQQQQQHQQLPQLQQQQHQLSQLQHHQQQQQQQHQLSQLQQHHQQQQTSPLNQMPQQTSPLNQMPQQQPQQMVGSGLMGGQAFAQGPGRSQQGGGGQPNMPGAGFMG
- the LOC106335947 gene encoding mediator of RNA polymerase II transcription subunit 25 isoform X2, coding for MSSEMKQLIVVAEGTAALGPYWQTIVSDYLHKIIRSFCGSELNGDRNPVSSVELSLVIFNSHGSYCGCLVQRSGWTRDVDIFLHWLSSIQFAGGGFSEAATAEGLAEALMMFPPPPGQAQPSNDLKRHCILITASNPYSLPTPIYRPKLQNAERNENGDALPESRLSDAETVASYFSRCSVSLSVVCPKQLPKIRALYNAGKLNPQSPDLSIDTVKNTFYLVLISENFVEARAALSHSATNVPQTQSPVKMDRATVPPSLPVTGPPPASLPSANGPILNRQPVSVGPVPTATVKVEPCTVSSMAAVPTFPHIPSSVARPAAQAIPSVQTSSASSVSQEMVANAENAPDVKPVVSGMTPPLRTGPPGNVNLLNNLSQVRQVMSSAALAGAASSAGQSAVAMHMSNMISTGMATSQPPSQTAFSSGQQGNTSMAGSGGLMGNAQAGQSPGPNNSFSPQTTSNVTSNLGVSQPMPGMNQGSHSGAQMMQGGISMNQNMMTSLGQGNVSSGTGGMMPTPGVGQQAQSGVQQLGGSNSSAPNMQLSQASSGALQPSQSKYVKVWEGNLSGQRQGQPVLITRLEGYRNATASDSLAANWPPTMQIVRLISQDHMNNKQYVGKADFLVFRAMNQHGFLGQLQDKKLCAVIQLPSQTLLLSVSDKACRLIGMLFPGDMVVFKPQITNQQQQQQQQHQQQQQQQQQQQIHQQQQQQQIQQQQQHQQLPQLQQQQHQLSQLQHHQQQQQQQHQLSQLQQHHQQQQTSPLNQMPQQTSPLNQMPQQQPQQMVGSGLMGGQAFAQGPGRSQQGGGGQPNMPGAGFMG
- the LOC106330832 gene encoding zinc finger BED domain-containing protein RICESLEEPER 2-like encodes the protein MIQRRGVRGLSFQLPRAPREKGGSNLEATCKDLRFLRDSIINTTTKKYITMQQTHSSSPHRLHEEESTDRRRRRSGRKERLTRCHSQELDFGGQRPPMRRGCCLVTRYVLPQEHCRPCHKAAKACALGRHILITMDSSSPQREAIKDDDETQGNDDEFGTTSPVTASGNKRKTKSAAAVKKKKITSTRSTVWNHYTRLKENRNKCSCNYCGRVMRCATSNGTSCLKKHLGICKEHQAWVQSQSQTQHTLNAESDDEDGVQLKLARVSNEVVREATNELLVISELPLSFVDGLGWKHFCNKVNLPKPHSRRTATSDIVELYAKRKSDLMQLISGNKQRVSLKTDIWVASSTSASYMVITAHFIDDRWKLRKFIIGFKHVTDHKGATICSVLLECMAEWGIKKVFTITVDNATANTNALKLFRDAFNALGPEFLVLGEVDASVCAISNAIQYIRASFKRAGSFDQKVESARMTRGSLSLDCKTRWNSTYLMLSRALKFRAAFDRMEVEDKLYNDHFQETVEGKKRVGPPTSEDWDKVEGLVKFLVIFYNSTLVVSASNSPSSYKCYNEIVTIERNLITLSTSTDEKLRTKAMVMRAKFNKYWDGLKDINRLLIVASVFDPRNKMKFAGLCFEKLYGKDSPQSKVLYDSVIDVMERLFDEYNASAASHTAPAFGSSSQSQSVQESQDEAAMDSSDENEYGYERMDSLYKEMVNELGFQDASTELELYLKEKVEIPKPNPLGIPFDVLGWSRINSSKYPTSAAIAKDVLAMQVSSVASESAFSTSNRILDLSRSCLTHYMIEMNYKEGLSLSCTSKPESLRLRMCHANQVLSKDVASVCFSLFEPLRMLLQFL